The Malus domestica chromosome 10, GDT2T_hap1 genome contains a region encoding:
- the LOC103429730 gene encoding uncharacterized protein isoform X16: MSKPSLRLQFTKLLVFYHVLLWQLGHWPQSKLHCRADVARLPEDEVSALRDFMSNTELRPEQIIEVTYCSDVVRTYGFVIECNCTNESGCRITGIRMSYLGLTGTIHEKVGDLTSLTYLILSNNTLHGGIPDTIGNLKNLQVLDLSRNQLNGSIPASLGRLVSLEYLYLQYNLLSQGIPPSFGSLTKLTELNLQFNMISDSIPEDFGNLSSLTIMELSENQLSGPLPQSLGNLTTLTTFYVSANNLSGKFPETYGNLTSLKKFSIAGNYISGPLPVETIAKWTNITHLVLVGNNFEGNLTEKIFRLPKLQYLLITDLANNSFPLPPKINNSANFISLTLRNCSINGTIPKYIGENMTSLRYLDLSFNKLTGGLPQNMSSKMIYMSFSRNMLNGTIAPSILGDSQTRIDLSFNYFSAEGSPVQSNQQLNLFACCRNSSTTEPQMMDPFEMKNRYCPENEPEYHSLFINCGGEETIVDGHQYDQDNDTSLFYTSPKKSWAYSLSGDFGVPESNTSNYIKSMTRGVHEAPLYEKARFSPISLEYYVFCLRKGNYIVTLYFKEIVDSKDEDYSSLRKRVFDVYIQDVRRLDYFKIREEEGTTEGPITKKISAVVVNDSGLLNIHLYWPGKGSYQYHPSFNGPLISAISVTPEFDPDKSKGQFVALITLASIVAALPLSLAFAWRMGWLPSEGFPKIETSQEKIVDEYQDSEELPSQEENGDEQRNTKDQGTRKNTEKYQGQEEIGDEHQDNEELPSQEEIGDEHQDNEELPSQEEIGDEHQDNEELPSQEEIGDEHQDNEELPSQEEIGDEPRNTKGQEEVGDEQRNTKDQGRRKNTKTKRKKKEKLGDEHPNIVKKLGMFGLSYGFPLGMSSEELPSQEEIGDKHQDSEEFPSKEEIGDEHQDSEELPSQEEIGDEQRNTKGQQEINDEQRNTKDQGRRKNTETKRKKKEKIGDDHPDTVKKLGMLGLSYGFPSGQEEIGEEHQDSEELPNQEEIGDEHQDREELPSQEEIGDEQRNTKGQEEIGDEQRNTKDQGRRKNTETKRKKKEKIGDERPNTIKKLGMFGLSYGLPLDMSSEELPSKEEIGDEHQDSEELPSQEEIGDEQRNTKDQGRRKNTETKRKKKEKIGDERPNTVKKLGMFGLSYGLPLDMSSEELPSQEEIGDEQRKTKDQGRWKNTETKRKKKEKIGDEHPDTVKKLGMLGLSYGFPLGMSSEELPSEEEIGDEQQDSEELPSQEEIGDEQRNRKGQEEIGEEQRNTKDQGRQKNTETKRKKKEKIGDEHPDTVKKLGMFGLSYGFPLGMSNEELPSQEEIGDEHQDSEELPSQQEIGDEQRNKKGQEEIGDEQRNTKDQGRWKNTETKTKKKEKIGDEHPDTVKKLGMLGLSYGFPLGMSSEELPSQEEIGDEQRNRKGQEEIGDEQRNTKDQGRRKNTETKRKKKEKIGDEHPDTVKKLGMFGLSYGFPLGMSSEELPSQEEIGDEHQDSEKLPSQEEIGDEQRNMKGQEEIGDEQRNTKDQGRRKNTETKMKKKEKIGDEHPDIVKKLGMLGSSYGFPLGMSSEELPSQEEISDEHQDNEELPSQEKIGDEQRNTKGQEEIGDEQRNTKDQGRRKNTKTKMKKKEKIGDEHPDTVKKLGMLGLSYGFPLGMSSEELLSQEEIGDEHQDSEELRSQEEISDEQRNTKGQEEIGDEQINTKDQGRRTNTKTRRKKNEKIGDEHLDAVKELINATENFSDKKKLGHSETFFMAQLPSHTVAVKKLDSAHFKGKIDKLKEEIGIIESLQHNNILKLLHAYIGKDLQFLVYEYMENKSLEDILFGSSTSGTIKLDWNTRVNICLGIAQGLQYLHERVQIVHTNIKSANILLNEKLEAKISDFGFANLYSEEDKVMAIGRETKKGYTAPEYLQTDDLDSKLDVFSFGVVVLEIVSGERNVRNQSKKETEVLLDRAYKANRNGNLKSLVDKNLSTFDEREALIILKLALECTTMGASVRPEMSGVVSVLLGEKSIDEVCSPAKPTGDINVVGSLEELAGISDMAAKPTGDINVVGSLEESAGISDMAESLSPLWGS; encoded by the exons ATGAGTAAGCCTTCTCTAAGACTGCAGTTTACTAAGCTTCTTGTTTTTTACCATGTTCTACTTTGGCAACTTGGACACTGGCCTCAATCCAAACTCCACTGCAGAGCCGACGTGGCTCGACTGCCGGAAGATGAAG TGTCTGCTCTCCGTGACTTTATGAGCAACACAGAGTTAAGGCCAGAGCAAATCATTGAGGTGACGTATTGCAGTGATGTAGTCCGGACTTACGGTTTTGTCATCGAATGTAATTGCACTAATGAGAGTGGATGCCGGATCACTGGAAT TAGAATGAGCTACTTAGGTTTAACTGGAACTATTCATGAAAAAGTGGGTGATCTTACAAGCCTAACCTACCT CATTCTATCCAACAACACACTTCATGGCGGAATACCAGACACCATTGGGAATTTGAAGAATCTCCAAGTCCT GGATCTATCGCGAAATCAACTCAATGGTTCAATACCAGCAAGCTTAGGGCGCTTGGTTTCTCTTGAATATCT ATATCTGCAATACAACTTGCTTAGCCAAGGTATACCACCAAGTTTTGGTTCACTGACGAAACTTACTGAATT GAATCTGCAGTTTAATATGATATCAGACTCAATTCCTGAGGATTTTGGAAATCTTTCGAGTCTTACAATTAT GGAACTGTCTGAGAATCAGCTGTCTGGTCCTCTTCCACAAAGCCTCGGAAACTTGACAACTCTCACAACCTT CTATGTGTCAGCCAATAATTTGAGTGGGAAATTTCCAGAAACTTATGGAAACCTCACAAGCCTGAAAAAGTT TTCGATAGCCGGGAATTACATTTCTGGTCCCTTACCAGTTGAAACCATAGCCAAGTGGACTAATATCACTCACCT GGTGCTCGTGGGAAACAATTTCGAAGGAAACTTGACTGAAAAAATATTCCGCTTGCCAAAGCTTCAGTATCT GTTGATAACTGACCTggcaaataatagtttcccaTTACCACCAAAAATCAACAACAGTGCCAATTTCATTTCTCT AACACTGAGGAACTGCTCAATCAACGGCACAATCCCCAAATACATTGGTGAAAATATGACATCCCTAAGATACCT AGACTTGAGCTTCAATAAGTTAACTGGTGGCCTCCCTCAGAATATGAGTTCAAAAATGATTTACat GTCTTTTTCTAGAAATATGCTTAACGGGACAATCGCACCTTCGATACTTGGGGACTCCCAAACTAGGAT AGATCTTTCGTTCAACTATTTTTCAGCAGAAGGCTCTCCAGTACAAAGCAACCAACAACT GAACTTGTTTGCATGCTGCCGCAACTCCTCAACCACTGAGCCACAAat GATGGATCCATTTGAAATGAAGAACAGATACTGTCCTGAAAACGAACCGGAGT ACCATTCCTTGTTTATTAATTGTGGTGGTGAAGAAACAATCGTAGATGGGCATCAATATGATCAAGATAATGACACATCCCTCTTTTACACAAGTCCAAAGAAAAGCTGGGCTTACAGCCTTTCCGGAGACTTTGGTGTACCAGAAAGTAATACTAGTAATTATATCAAGAGCATGACACGTGGAGTTCATGAGGCACCGTTGTATGAAAAAGCTCGGTTTTCCCCGATATCTCTCGAGTATTATGTTTTTTGTCTACGCAAAGGCAATTATATTGTGACGCTTTATTTCAAGGAAATTGTAGACAGTAAGGATGAAGATTATAGTAGTTTAAGAAAACGCGTATTTGATGTATATATTCAG GATGTGAGGAGACTAGATTATTTCAAGATTAGGGAGGAGGAGGGAACTACAGAAGGACCAATAACTAAAAAGATTTCAGCTGTGGTTGTAAATGATAGCGGTCTATTGAACATCCACTTGTACTGGCCTGGAAAGGGATCGTATCAATACCATCCTAGTTTTAATGGACCTCTAATATCAGCTATTTCTGTGACTCCTG AGTTCGATCCCGATAAAAGCAAAGGTCAATTTGTTGCATTGATTACGCTTGCTTCAATTGTTGCTGCTCTGCCGCTTTCATTGGCTTTTGCTTGGAGGATGGGCTGGCTGCCAAGCGAAGGGTTCCCCA AAATCGAAACAAGTCAAGAAAAAATAGTTGATGAGTATCAAGACAGCGAAGAGCTCCCCA GTCAAGAAGAAAATGGTGATGAGCAGAGAAACACGAAAGATCAAGGCACGCGgaagaacacagaaaaatatcAAG GTCAAGAAGAAATAGGAGATGAGCATCAAGACAACGAAGAGCTCCCCA GTCAAGAAGAAATAGGAGATGAGCATCAAGACAACGAAGAGCTCCCCA GTCAAGAAGAAATAGGAGATGAGCATCAAGACAACGAAGAGCTCCCCA GTCAAGAAGAAATAGGTGATGAGCATCAAGACAACGAAGAGCTCCCCA GTCAAGAAGAAATAGGTGATGAGCCGAGAAACACGAAAGGTCAAGAAGAAGTAGGAGATGAACAGAGAAACACGAAAGATCAAGGCAGGCGGaagaacacaaaaacaaagaggaagaaaaaggaaaaactaGGTGATGAGCATCCAAACATCGTCAAAAAATTGGGTATGTTCGGATTGAGCTATGGATTTCCGTTGGGAATGTCAAGCGAAGAGCTCCCCA GTCAAGAAGAAATAGGTGATAAGCATCAGGACAGCGAAGAGTTCCCCA GTAAAGAAGAAATAGGTGATGAGCATCAAGACAGCGAAGAGCTCCCCA GTCAAGAAGAAATAGGTGATGAGCAGAGAAACACGAAAGGTCAACAAGAAATAAATGACGAGCAGAGAAACACGAAAGATCAAGGCAGGCGGAAGAACACAGaaacaaagaggaagaaaaaggaaaaaataggTGATGATCATCCAGACACCGTAAAAAAATTGGGTATGTTGGGATTGAGCTATGGATTTCCGTCGG GTCAAGAAGAAATAGGTGAGGAGCATCAAGACAGCGAAGAGCTCCCCA aTCAAGAAGAAATAGGTGATGAGCATCAAGACAGGGAAGAGCTCCCCA GCCAAGAAGAAATAGGTGATGAGCAGAGAAACACGAAAGGTCAAGAAGAAATAGGTGATGAGCAGAGAAACACGAAAGATCAAGGCAGGCGGAAGAACACAGaaacaaagaggaagaaaaaggaaaaaataggTGATGAGCGTCCAAACACCATCAAAAAATTGGGTATGTTCGGATTGAGCTATGGATTACCGTTGGATATGTCAAGCGAAGAGCTCCCCA GTAAAGAAGAAATAGGTGATGAGCATCAAGACAGCGAAGAACTCCCCA GCCAAGAAGAAATAGGTGATGAGCAGAGAAACACGAAAGATCAAGGCAGGCGGAAGAACACAGaaacaaagaggaagaaaaaggaaaaaataggTGATGAGCGTCCAAACACCGTCAAAAAATTGGGTATGTTCGGATTGAGCTATGGATTACCGTTGGATATGTCAAGCGAAGAGCTCCCCA gCCAAGAAGAAATAGGTGATGAGCAGAGAAAAACGAAAGATCAAGGCAGGTGGAAGAACACAGaaacaaagaggaagaaaaaggaaaaaataggTGATGAGCATCCCGACACCGTCAAAAAATTGGGTATGTTGGGATTGAGCTATGGATTTCCGTTGGGTATGTCAAGCGAAGAGCTCCCCA GTGAAGAAGAAATAGGTGatgaacaacaagatagcgaagAGCTCCCCA gtCAAGAAGAAATAGGTGATGAGCAGAGAAACAGGAAAGGTCAAGAAGAAATAGGTGAGGAGCAGAGAAACACGAAAGATCAAGGCAGGCAGAAGAACACagaaacaaaaaggaagaaaaaggaaaaaataggTGATGAGCATCCAGACACTGTAAAAAAATTGGGTATGTTCGGATTGAGCTATGGATTTCCGTTGGGTATGTCAAACGAAGAGCTCCCCA GTCAAGAAGAAATAGGTGATGAGCATCAAGACAGCGAAGAACTCCCCA GTCAACAAGAAATAGGTGATGAGCAGAGAAACAAGAAAGGTCAAGAAGAAATTGGTGATGAGCAGAGAAACACGAAAGATCAAGGCAGGTGGAAGAACACAGAAACAAAGacgaagaaaaaggaaaaaataggTGATGAGCATCCAGACACCGTCAAAAAATTGGGTATGTTGGGATTGAGCTATGGATTTCCGTTGGGTATGTCAAGCGAAGAGCTCCCCA gtCAAGAAGAAATAGGTGATGAGCAGAGAAACAGGAAAGGTCAAGAAGAAATAGGTGATGAGCAGAGAAACACGAAAGATCAAGGCAGGCGGAAGAACACTGaaacaaagaggaagaaaaaggaaaaaataggTGATGAGCATCCAGACACTGTAAAAAAATTGGGTATGTTCGGATTGAGCTATGGATTTCCGTTGGGTATGTCAAGCGAAGAGCTCCCCA GTCAAGAAGAAATAGGTGATGAGCATCAAGACAGCGAAAAGCTCCCTA GTCAAGAAGAAATAGGTGATGAGCAAAGAAACATGAAAGGTCAAGAAGAAATAGGGGATGAGCAGAGAAACACGAAAGATCAAGGTAGGCGGAAGAACACAGAaacaaagatgaagaaaaaggaaaaaataggTGATGAGCATCCAGACATTGTTAAAAAATTGGGTATGTTGGGATCGAGCTATGGATTTCCGTTGGGTATGTCAAGCGAAGAGCTCCCCA gTCAAGAAGAAATAAGTGATGAGCATCAAGACAACGAAGAGCTCCCCA GTCAAGAAAAAATAGGTGATGAGCAGAGAAACACGAAAGGTCAAGAAGAAATAGGGGATGAGCAGAGAAACACGAAAGATCAAGGCAGGCGGaagaacacaaaaacaaagatgaagaaaaaggaaaaaataggTGATGAGCATCCAGACACTGTTAAAAAATTGGGTATGTTGGGATTGAGCTATGGATTTCCGTTGGGTATGTCAAGCGAAGAGCTCCTCA GTCAAGAAGAAATAGGTGATGAGCATCAAGACAGCGAAGAGCTCCGCA GTCAAGAAGAAATAAGTGATGAGCAGAGAAACACGAAAGGTCAAGAAGAAATTGGTGATGAGCAGATAAACACGAAAGATCAAGGCAGGCGGACGAACAcaaaaacaaggaggaagaaaaatgaaaaaataggTGATGAGCATCTAGACGCCGTCAAAGAATTAATAAATGCTACCGAAAATTTTAGcgacaaaaaaaaacttggtcATTCTGAGACATTTTTTATG GCACAACTGCCAAGTCATACTGTGGCCGTGAAGAAACTAGATTCCGCTCATTTTAAGGGAAAAATCGATAAACTGAAAGAGGAAATTGGCATCATAGAGTCATTGCAACACAACAATATCCTTAAACTGTTGCATGCTTATATTGGAAAAGACCTCCAATTTCTTGTTTACGAATACATGGAAAATAAATCCCTTGAAGACATCTTATTTG GCTCGAGTACTTCTGGCACAATCAAGCTTGATTGGAATACAAGGGTTAACATTTGCTTGGGAATAGCACAGGGTTTGCAATATCTACATGAGAGAGTACAGATTGTTCATACGAATATAAAATCTGCTAATATTCTTCTTAATGAAAAACTTGAGGCTAAGATATCGGACTTTGGATTTGCAAATCTTTATTCTGAAGAAGATAAAGTTATGGCCATCGGAAGAGAAACAAAGAA AGGCTACACGGCGCCAGAGTATTTGCAAACGGATGATTTAGATAGCAAACTGGATGTTTTCAGCTTTGGGGTGGTCGTACTTGAAATTGTTAGTGGGGAGAGAAACGTACGTaaccaatcaaagaaggaaactGAGGTTCTTTTAGACAGG GCTTATAAAGCAAATAGAAACGGAAATTTGAAGAGCTTGGTTGATAAGAATTTGTCTACATTTGATGAAAGAGAAGCCCTTATCATCTTGAAATTAGCATTGGAGTGCACCACGATGGGTGCTAGTGTCAGACCTGAAATGTCTGGAGTTGTTAGTGTTCTTCTTGGCGAAAAAAGCATTGACGAGGTTTGTTCACCTGCCAAGCCCACTGGCGACATCAATGTTGTTGGTTCCCTCGAAGAGTTGGCAGGCATTTCTGATATGGCTGCCAAGCCCACTGGCGACATCAATGTTGTTGGTTCCCTCGAAGAGTCGGCAGGCATTTCTGATATGGCAGAGTCTCTTTCCCCACTTTGGGGAAGTTGA